In a single window of the Sandaracinaceae bacterium genome:
- a CDS encoding transposase, whose amino-acid sequence MPKRKRRKFTPEFRAEVVALCQVGDRTVAQVAKDLDLTESSVREWVRRSEADAGRGRPGELTTV is encoded by the coding sequence ATGCCGAAAAGAAAACGAAGGAAGTTCACGCCGGAGTTCAGGGCCGAGGTCGTCGCCCTCTGCCAGGTGGGTGACCGGACCGTCGCCCAGGTCGCGAAGGACCTGGACCTGACCGAGTCGTCGGTCCGGGAGTGGGTACGCCGGTCGGAGGCCGATGCCGGTCGTGGTCGGCCGGGCGAGCTCACCACCGTA